The following are encoded together in the Macadamia integrifolia cultivar HAES 741 chromosome 10, SCU_Mint_v3, whole genome shotgun sequence genome:
- the LOC122091335 gene encoding uncharacterized protein LOC122091335 — protein sequence MEEYLAKACWEGSANDCRVFNRALKDPTLRFSHPPQGISMTKLSSDALFQQFGEDDYYDPNEERVRVVNVHGVQEDGDVAGTSTTIHQGSQRVQGRQMNELRIQIANQMVVDKGYPLI from the exons GTTGGGAAGgcagtgcaaatgattgtcgtgTATTCAATAGAGCCCTAAAGGATCCTACTTTGCGATTTTCTCATCCTCCCCAGGGTATATCAATGACCAAATTATCAT cagatgcactttttcaacaattcggggaagatgactactatgatcctaatgaagagagagtcaggGTAGTCAACGTTCACGGAGTACAAGAAGATGGTGATGTTGCTGGTACTTCTACTACAATTCATCAGGGCAGTCAACGTGTACAAGGAAGACAGATGAATGAGCTAAggatacaaattgcaaatcagatggtagtagataagggttaccccctgatttga